The stretch of DNA AATTAGCGGTCAGCTGCTTTGCTTGGCGGAGCTGAGCTTGAAGCGGACACGGATCTTGGTCTCGGTCTCGACTGCGGCGCCATCCACCATCAGAGGCTGGAACTTCCACTGCTTCACTGCTTCGAGCGCGGCGTCGTTGAGCAGCGGATGCCCCGAGATCACGCTCGTCTCGACCACATTGCCGCCGGCGCCGACGACGATGGCCAGCAACACATCACCCTCCACGCCGCGCTCGCGCGCCTCCACCGGATACTCCGGCTCGACCTTCGTGCGCACACGGGCAACCGCCGCACTCTCCGATTGCCGGATACGCTTCAGCGCGTCTGGCCGCTGCTCGACGACGCTGGGCGCGGTCGGACTGTCGTCCGGATCTGGCGGGGGCGAAAACGTCAGGTCTTCGGCGGTCTCGGCGAGCTCGACGGCTTCCGTCTCGGTCGCGCCCAGGGCGGAGAGCAGCAGCATGTGTCCATTCACCACGCCGGCGATCTCGACGTCATACAAACCGGGCTCGCCCTGCGCCGCAGCCAGCCGGTAGTCGGCGCGCACGAAAGACCGGCTGTAAACCTCGAGCGGCTGGGGCTGGTGCAGCGGCGTCCGCAGCCGCGCGACGCCGTGGGATTCGTGCTTCGCTTCGTGCTTCGTGAGCCACTTTGCGGCGGGATCGGTTGCCAGGAAGCGCGCCGGGTCGGTGCGCTGGTCTGCCGGTAAGTCCTGTTGCGCGACCGCGTAGAGGGTGAGCCGGCGACGATCATTGCTGTTGCCGGCAGGGCCGTTATTGCGCGGCGGCGGGACAGCCCGAAGCAGCACGCGCAGCGGACCGGCCTCGCCGCCCGGCTCCGCGACCGCGAGCCATCCTGGGGGAAACCGGTAGGCGATGCCGATGGAGCGGTTGACGTAAGCTCCGCCTTCGACCGCGCCCCGCGCCACCACGATGCGCACCTGTGCGGCCGCGGGCATCGGGGATGTGCACGCCAGTAGCAAGGCTAGGAACGGCGCGAATACGGGAAGGCGCAGCGGGCGCATGGGAAAACTTATTCTACCGGAGAGGGCGCCTTCAGCGCCGG from Acidobacteriota bacterium encodes:
- a CDS encoding energy transducer TonB: MPAAAQVRIVVARGAVEGGAYVNRSIGIAYRFPPGWLAVAEPGGEAGPLRVLLRAVPPPRNNGPAGNSNDRRRLTLYAVAQQDLPADQRTDPARFLATDPAAKWLTKHEAKHESHGVARLRTPLHQPQPLEVYSRSFVRADYRLAAAQGEPGLYDVEIAGVVNGHMLLLSALGATETEAVELAETAEDLTFSPPPDPDDSPTAPSVVEQRPDALKRIRQSESAAVARVRTKVEPEYPVEARERGVEGDVLLAIVVGAGGNVVETSVISGHPLLNDAALEAVKQWKFQPLMVDGAAVETETKIRVRFKLSSAKQSS